A region of Stegostoma tigrinum isolate sSteTig4 chromosome 3, sSteTig4.hap1, whole genome shotgun sequence DNA encodes the following proteins:
- the c3h5orf63 gene encoding glutaredoxin-like protein C5orf63 homolog isoform X4, giving the protein MHLVHYAKLGQASKFVLETLLRMSTLGKDLPILTFFTKDECILCEEAKEALIAYKHRFILQEVDITLPENSIWFERYKYDIPVFHLNGQFLMKHQVNFKILENRLAKLEQELYKRT; this is encoded by the exons ATGCATTTAGTTCACTATGCAAAACTTGGACAAGCATCAAAATTTGTTTTGGAAACGTTATTAAGAATGTCTACACTCGGGAAGGATCTGCCAATTTTAACATTCTTTACCAAG GATGAGTGCATACTTTGTGAAGAAGCCAAGGAGGCATTGATCGCTTACAAACATAGG tttaTCCTTCAGGAAGTAGACATTACTCTTccagaaaattccatctggttcgaGAGATACAAGTATGATATTCCAGTTTTTCATCTGAACGGGCAGTTTCTGATGAAGCACCAGGTTAACTTTAAAATCCTCGAGAATAGACTGGCTAAGCTGGAACAGGAATTGTATAAAAGGACGTGA
- the c3h5orf63 gene encoding glutaredoxin-like protein C5orf63 homolog isoform X3 codes for MIPTEVIKRSPGAMHLVHYAKLGQASKFVLETLLRMSTLGKDLPILTFFTKDECILCEEAKEALIAYKHRFILQEVDITLPENSIWFERYKYDIPVFHLNGQFLMKHQVNFKILENRLAKLEQELYKRT; via the exons CCCTGGAGCAATGCATTTAGTTCACTATGCAAAACTTGGACAAGCATCAAAATTTGTTTTGGAAACGTTATTAAGAATGTCTACACTCGGGAAGGATCTGCCAATTTTAACATTCTTTACCAAG GATGAGTGCATACTTTGTGAAGAAGCCAAGGAGGCATTGATCGCTTACAAACATAGG tttaTCCTTCAGGAAGTAGACATTACTCTTccagaaaattccatctggttcgaGAGATACAAGTATGATATTCCAGTTTTTCATCTGAACGGGCAGTTTCTGATGAAGCACCAGGTTAACTTTAAAATCCTCGAGAATAGACTGGCTAAGCTGGAACAGGAATTGTATAAAAGGACGTGA